In the genome of Ictalurus punctatus breed USDA103 chromosome 3, Coco_2.0, whole genome shotgun sequence, the window TTAATGATGGTTATAGTGAGAGATGGGTATAGAGCTGGTTATAGTGAGAGATGGGTATAGAGATGGTTATAGTGAGAGATGGTTATAGAGATGGTTATAGTGAGAGATGGTTATAGAGATGGTTATAGTGAGAGATGGTTATAGTGAGAGATGGTTATAGAGATGGTTATAGTGAGAGATGGTTATAGTGAGAGATGGGTATAGAGATGGTTATAGTGAGAGATGGGTATAGAGCTGGTTATAGTGAGAGATGGGTATAGAGCTGGTTATAGTGAGAGATGGGTATAGAGATGGTTATAGTGAGAGATGGTTATAGTGAGAGATGGGTATAGAGATGGTTATAGTGAGAGATCGTTATAGTGAGAGATGGTTATAGAGATGGTTATAGTGAGAGATGGGTATAGTGAGAGATGGGTATAGAGCTGGTTATAATGAGAGATGGGTATAGAGATGGTTATAGTTTAGCGTTAGGGTTATTTCTCTTATTAAACACTAgattacagtacacagtgaaagtTCTGCTCTGAGTCACCGGTAAACACCGGAAACCCGCTGTGAGTGAAAACACGAGCTGAAGAATAACATACTCTTCTAACGACTCTGTTGGATTCTGTCTGATCTGGGAATGTGGATCCATTTTTACAACAGAAGTTGTTTCTTGTTCTGTTTTCCCGCTGTAAAATGAACAGAATAAACACAGGTTGTCCTTGGAGGTTATGTGTCGATTCATGaaagattcattcattctgAACGAATCTTTactatgactcgggaacaacgagttgtcttagAGAGGGATTCGTTTccggacagacacacacagagacagacagacaggttgaggattttaattatattctgctgaaatgaacgaaatgactcgaaaatagattcgttcattttgctgaacgagattcaaagatccgaatctgtaaaatgatccgaacgtCGGTCCGCCATCTTAGTTTTGATCTGAAGTCACGTTTGTTCACGGAAAGTTCTGCGAGATTTCAGAGTTAGGAGATTATTCTATACAAATGTAGTGTGTACCATGTGTGAGTACAAAACCACAGCATTCAGTTAGTCCAATTATACACGTGATGGATTCCATGACTCATGATGACTCATGCACGTGATGGATACCATGACTCATGATGACTCGGACACTTGAAATGTAAACAGGCTTAAGAATGTGTAGGAGTGGGAGGAAGCTGTGACTACACACGGGCAGAACacgcaaaactccacacagactgtAACGTGAACTCGGGGATCCCGTATCTCAGAAGCAAAGACACTGCTGGGTTCTACCTCTGTGGTTCTAATAAATCTTTTGATGTATTGTCTTTCATTCATGGTGTACTTCCCTGTCTGCTGATCTTAATCATTCTATTAAACTCAACCGAGTAATGACATCAATACAGATTTAATCTACGGCTCAAAGGTCAATACAAAGtgataaacaaatgagaaaaccACGTAGGAAATTACAGAAGACGTGGCTTcttctcaacacacacacacacacacacacacaccttgggtTATGGAACAGGAACATGTAGGAGAGCGCTAATCATGACGTGACCCATGGAAAAAATATTTGACCTACAGCTGTTGTTGAACAGATCACTCGCTGTAACAGAACATGCCAATCATCTCGTATATGAACGTGTTTACAGCTCGTATACTGACATTTCATGTTGATTTATCTCTGAAAGAGATACCAGGTTGTCATGGTGACAGCTACAAAATCATGTCTGCTCATGGATGCATCACTGTTTCGTCAGAATGTTGGGAGTCCTCACAGATTTATACCATAGCACTGTTgtattctggattctgattggtcgaagGTGTTAAGTTTCTATCTTTAACGTGTTTATAATGGAGCACATGGTCATGACATTGCATTGAGTCCGCATCATGACTTTCACGTGTATAACTCGGGGGAGACGTACCACCACTTCTTCTTTTCTGTAGTTTTGCTTATAGCTTAAAATGCAAAACCAGCAGAAAGAGAGTTTATCCAGTTAGCCCACTGCTTTATGACTGTTGAACTCGTGACTACATTAAAGGTGAACTTTTTTCCTCCATGTTTGTGTCTGTAGCGGAGTTTGAGATCTCGGTACCCGCTCATGTGCAGATGGGCATGTACGGCGAGTCGGTGGTTCTGCCCTGCACGTTCCCAGTGAGCAGCTCGTGGGACGCAGGCAGCAGTGTGATCACGTGGCAGCGCCAACTAGAAGTGGTCCACAGTTTCTTCTACGGCCGAGACCAACCGCAGTACCAGAGCCCGAGTTACGCCAACCGCACCAGCCTGTTCTACCAGGAGATGAAGAACGGGAACGCGTCGCTCAGGCTGGACCGTACCACTCTGGAGGACGCGGGGGAGTACACCTGCTCCATCAGCACTCAGCTGGGCAGCCAGAGGAAGAGCTTCAGCCTCAAAGTAGCAGGTAACGATGCAAACTTTATGATAAACTGGTCtaaaagttagctagctagcactcACAGAAGTGTTACTGGTTACCATGGTAACTAACCACTCAGCGCTCTTCTCCGCCCCTCCTTTAGCGTTCTACCCCGAGCCTCGTCTGCACATCTCTATGCTGAACGACGGCCATGTGGAGGTTGTGGTGACCTCGGAAGGCGGGTACCCCTCCCCCtcgctgcagtggctgatgggaaacgaGAGCGACATCACCAACGACACTCTCACGCAGCTGAGGCAGGACGAACACACACGTCTGTACAGCGTGAACAGTAAACTGAACCTGAGCGGCACCGTCAACTcctccatcaccttcatcatgaAGAACCCCGATCTGGGCCAGGAGATCAGGAGGAACATCGAACTCTTCTCAGGTGGGTTCATCAAAACCACACGTCCCGGAGAGATTTATtcactcttacaccacagcagtttgtcTCCGTAACAATTTTGAAGAGTTGAATAACGAAAGTAGATACGAACTCTAACTGCTAGGGTTCGCACCTGAACTGGAATAAAGATTTTATAAATGCAGATGGTAAAATTAAACGTTTCTGAAtggattttattgtttttttttgcagaaaatggAAGAATTGACCAGAGCGAACGGCGAGCAGTGATCATTGCACTTTCCGTTCTTGGAGTTGTGTTATTAATTGTGATCATTTCAGTAATTATTCTCCTTCGACAGTGGAAGATGAAAAAGCATAACCCCCTAAATACGTCAGAGAGGACTATAGAGTCATCAGAAGCTCCGACCCCTCAGACAGAAACGCAGAGATCTTCAGATGAAGCTGAGAGCGTTACAGAAACTCTGATAAAGGAACATTCCAGAAGAGATGATTAGATTAGAATAATcaatgtagttttttttatattagatatttatttgaattagtTCTCCTCTAGCTGACCTGGAACTAAACGTCTCCACCCTGAACACTGCCTCCTGTCAATCTCACTGCTGTCTGTGCTCACAAATCGCTTTTGGACGTTGGACAATATGGACATTAATGTTTAGTATGTTCATCCGGGATAAGCTCCGGATCCACTGCGACTCTGACCCGCGTGAAGAGCTCATGGAGATCCTGGATATTCCGAAAGgatttcataacttttatttaaaacttttttattgcactttaaaCGATGTTCATGTATTCAGTGTATTTTcctgttatttatttcattctgcATTTTCATCACTGAtcgcccttttttttttacttacacaCTCATTACCTCACAGTAAATAATAAAGCTACACTGTGACTCCGCCCACTATTTAAGTGACCCCGGTTCTAGAGGTCACATTTACAGATTTCTTACTTAAAGAGCCTGAAATGTGAAACTAAACCAAACAGCTACTATCCTGACAATCACAATGTGAAAAACATGAAACGAGAGCTAGGTCAGCGCCTGATGCACAGATGTTCACACAGATGTTCACACAGATGTTGACAGAGATGTCCGGCGGTGATTGAATCGGATCTCTGCCCTTGTGATTCTGAATAATGTCTGTGTTCTGTAATTAATGTTAAATTGAGTCTGAAACTGTGGCAGCTACAATCCTCATGTCCGTGACTCATAATATTTATGTGTTCAAAGTAAAAATGGACAGCGATTGACGCTGGACTGTTTAAGATGTGGTGCTGTGACTTAGCGAGCACGAGCGGTTCAGTTGAACTGGACTCTGATGGGTCGCTCTCGCTGGACGAGAGGTCTGAGTAAACACTACGTTTATTACTGATTATATAAACCCTTCTTTATTCCGGGTTCAATTTCAAATGAAGTGTCATTTTAGTGCCAAATTGTAAAGGATCAATCGTGCattacagaaaatatatttccattgtGCCATAGTATGTTGAACATTTGaagaataaatgtttaaattactGTTGATGTGTATTTTCTTCTGAACTTGTATAGATGTGGTGTTTCAACACCGTGCTGCTCCTCTGGGTCAAAAACTCCAATCTGGCACTTTAAAACAGTTTCTGTGTTTTAATCGGGAATATCGATGTTTCGTAACGTGAGCAGTATTATATGATTTAGATTGAGTTTATGATGTTTTTATAAGAATATGAATATGTATTTTCTACAGAATAAAAGCTGAGAGTTTACACTGAAGGctgcagtattattattattattccattatCATCATAACCTtaacttttcttttaaattgaAGATGCAGATAAATGTTATGGACAAAATATATTGCAACATTTGAAGAGATTTccatgatacacacacacacacacacacacacacacaagcagtcaGAATATCAGCAATTTAAACacctgtaaaaaataaataaataaattcatttacatTAATAAGAGTATCAGAGTTCTACAGTCTCATCCCTCCAGCTCATATATGTCCATCTCTATTACAGTGGAgataaaagtttacacacccctgttaaaatggcaggtttttgtgatgtaaaaaatatgAAACTAAGATTAGTCATGTCAGAATGTTTCTCCTTgttgtgaaattgcaacatataaatttcagattttgacatttttaaatgtttaaatttcAAACACctagaaatgttttgtttttttttgttttttttttggggggggggggagaacaAAAAAATGGCAATCCccagcttgcataagtattgACACCCTTTTGTAACTGGTAATGtagcagtgttcagaatcaaccaatcacattcaaacatgttaaatactaattattGCACACCTGCTCTCAGTTAAAGCGACTGATTACCACCAAATACAGTCCAGCTGTTCCTGTAGGGTTCTCCTGACTTCTTCTTGGAAACATCCACCTGGAAAAGCCCTGGGCctcaaagagcttacaaagcaggtgagatctcactgttgaaaaaatataaaaccagGAGAGGATTACAAGACAATTCCACACGTGGAGAAAATACAGTGACACTAGTAAGAGCAGGACACAGATCTAAaactgatgagaagatcaggagaaactGGTCAGGGACGCCGCGAGAGGACGACAGCAGTGGTTTCTGACTGCTCCacacatgtgacaacaatctcctgAATTCTCCATGAAGGACGGAGGCCTTTTTTAACCgaagaacaaataaaaatacatccaatctcccaaaaccatgagGAATAAcgctgatgagaccaaagtggagctttttggccacaatacaaaaagatatgtttggtatTGTGAAGAACAGCATCCCCATAGGTGAAGCacgtggggggtgtgtgtgtgtgtgtgtgtgtgtgtgtgttacagtgaaatactgactacgtttacacggacagcagtgatgtaattatcgaccttattctgaataagacaataatgtgattaaggtgtttacgtgagtcgcttttagaatgctcctgtcatgtacctgttttacatgttttagaatataattagattaacgtcacacgtcattacgtcgccTCGtcacgccgtccctccagaatttcacatatcaacatacagttggtcttcgtgctgggaccgtatacagtcttgggtgtttttattgaatttttttactgtatgttctaatagacgactgcttgaagccgtgggtgcgtcccaaaccgcgtacttaccgtctatatagtagccgagatacatgtatgtatttctccccactacaggcctatgtaggcaagtacgcggtttgggacgcagccgaactctcttgttcgctgtaaaacggttgagcgctgccgtgtgtgatcgtgtcctgtcgcacaatgcggtgaaaactcccacacgacgctcataatgtgattaaggtgtgaacacgtctgtaatacacgtccataatgcgactgaaacaggagtactccacacgtcttaattccattagagcttaattcgagtagACCTTAATCATCACCCCTTTAAGGTAAGTTTAAAAATGCTGTTTACATgcgagtttcttaatcagagtatggtctgaatcgggttaagagtggattattgatccatgtaaacgcactgagtgagtgatggggtgatgtgatgaagcagagttactgtttccACCTCGTATgggattattttcctccaacAGCAGGTccacatgtgttttatttcagcaATTCACcaacaataacatttttatttatgaaagaatGATACATCGTACTCATTATCTGTTTTCAGTTACACTGAATGCTCCTCTTGTCACAGCAGCAATAAAcacgttccctcaccagccactttctattctctctctattctctctctattctctctattatctttattctctctctattctctctattatctttattctctctctattctctctctatattatctttattctctctctgttctctctctctctcaattctcTTGTacttaatgagacaaaaaataaagataatcaGAATTCAGtgagcagcgctgtggtataaaacgtGTTGTGTTTTGATTTCACTAATCACAAGGTAGgcacgctgtgtgtgtgtgtgtgtgtgtgtgtgtgcgcgcgcgcgcgtttTTGTTTCCACTGGCGCGTGTTTTTGTTTCCACTGGGGCGTGCTCAGACGGCAGACGGAGTTTCAGTACAGTGGTTGTCGGTGAAGGACGCGCGTGCCCCGGGATGAGCGTTAACGTTAAGTTTTCAGCGTTAGCTTCCTTCCTaactctcctcctcttcctcactgCAGTGTCCTGTCACAGTAAGTCACGATTTTCTCTTACAGCTTCGAGTTATATCGCATTTTACTCACATTTGTTTACTCTAAAGAATGCACGTGAAAAAGGCTCGCGCTGTAAAATAACAGCGTCTTTCTGCAGATTAATTGTTGATAAAAGCAGATCCATCACAGACCGGTCAGTGTTCCGTGTGCTTTAACGGACGTGCGAGCTGAACCGGATGACGGATGGAGGGAATAAGCGCGCGCTGCCGCCCTTTCCAGCAGTTTAAATAATGCTCTTTATCAGGAGAGCTCTGTGCTGGGAATCTTTCTGTGACTCGGATCAacaataagagtcgactctttcggCTCCTAAACGGCACGGTTGGTGTCGTTTACCTAACTGTGACTGTTTACTGAAAACTCACTCTAGTTCCTAATGAGCTTAAATGATTGTTGACGCAGAAAGACACTACAGATGTGTGTCCGGTAAACAGTTCAACCGTGCTGCAGTGTGAAATGTGAAAGATCTGTTTAATCCCCTCAATCCAGCCGTTCCACACCGAAACCTCTGATTATTGTTCAGTTATTGATCTCAAAGCTGAGTATTCAGGACTGTTCACGAATAAAGAACTGATAAACTGACTGAACCCCTGCTgagagtttaaggggttaatctttgtgttttctgttgagTTGGATCCTGTATAAACCCCTCTCCTGTACCGGGTTTCCAATTCTGAGGCAGTTTTAGAACATGACGGTCTTTAACATTTCACCCTCCATGTTTGTGTCTGTAGCGGAGTTTGAGATCTCGGTACCCGCTCGTGTGCAGATGGGCATGTACGGCGAGTCGGTGGTTCTGCCCTGCACGTTCCCAGTGAGCAGCTCGTGGGACGCAGGCAGCAGTGTGATCACGTGGCAGCGCCAACTAGAAGTGGTCCACAGTTTCTTCCACGGCCGAGACCAACCGCAGTACCAGAGCCCGAGTTACGCCAACCGCACCAGCCTGTTCTACCAGGAGATGAAGAACGGGAACGCGTCGCTCAGGCTGGACCGTACCACTCTGGAGGACGCGGGGGAGTACACCTGCTCCATCAGCACTCAGCTGGGCAGCCAGAGGAAGAGCTTCGGCCTCAAAGTAGCAGGTAACGATGCAAACTTTATGATAAACTGGTCTATACTCTAAAAAACACCGGGTTATTTTTAGACTATCGGCTGGGTAAATACAGGACAGAACACGTTTGGGGCTAAACTAACCCATTAAGTCGGGTTGTtcattttaacccagcaaacGGGTTGttttttcaacccaaaggacGGTTTCATTTTTTGCAAAAAcgctgggttaattttatttcctaAATAGGTGAATATTTTCGgagttatttttaccctttggaAATGTCagatataccacattataaacacatcacCTGTCAGTGAAAATGGGCCAGCGGTTGTGTTACGCAAAACTACCCagaactgagaaaataacccaattaaattaCCCAAAAATCTCAAACTGGcgtttgggtaaaaaaaaaaaaaaaaaaaaccctgcgtTTTTTAGAGTGTAAAGACAGAAGTGTTACTGGTTACCATGGTAACTAACCACTCAGCGCTCTTCTCCGCCCCTCCTTTAGCGTTCTACCCCGAGCCTCGTCTGCACATCTCTATGCTGAACGACGGCCATGTGGAGGTTCTGGTGACCTCGGAAGGCGGGTACCCCTCCCCCtcgctgcagtggctgatgggaaacaaGAGCGACATCACCAACGACACTCTCACGCAGCTGAGGCAGGACGAACACACACGTCTGTACAGCGTGAACAGTAAACTGAACCTGAGCGGCACCGTCAACTcctccatcaccttcatcatgaAGAACCCCGATCTGGGCCAGGAGATCAGGAGGAACATCGAACTCTTCTCAGGTGGGTTCATCTcccactggagactccttccataagtatTAAACTTCCCCATAGCGATGAGTACACAGGTCTTTTAGTCAGTTTGTGTAGAGCGTCCgctgtacgagtccctgtgaatgagctgttactatagaaacaataacgtattataACAAGCGCATTATTATAAAACTGTGCAGCTGCGCCACTGtctaatcaacacctcctgaccaatcacaatgcaGGATTCACCAGCGCTGTTATTAGAATAAATCGTTTTTATTCTAATTTTCTGGGTTGAGTTTTAAAGAGTAAAGATCAGCGCTAAGAGTCTGTAATTGTTAGGGTTTGGATCTGAAATGGAATGAAGATTTTAATATTGCGGACCGTACAGttaacatttctacatttttccgtttttgtttttacagataATGGAGGGTTTGATAAAGCTGTACAGCGAGCAGTGATCGTTGGACCCTGTGTTGTTGGAGTTGTGATTGTAGCCGCGATCATTTCGGTGTTGGTTTTTGATAAACGACGCtggttaaaaaagaataaatcacAGAATACTTCAGATGTGAGGAGTTTAGAGTCATCAGCAGCTTTGAGTGCATCAGACCGGAACTTGTGAATCTTCACCAGATGATGCAGAGAGTGTTACAGAAACTTCCCCAGACCCAGTGGAACATTAAGACGGTCTTCAGACCATTAGTTACTCACTGTGTGGGCCTCCCCCTAACTCATCAATCGTTACCTGGTAGACTGGAGAAGAGCAGTGTCCAGCGCCACTGTCTGGCAGTTTGATGTAACAACAATAAATCATGATGAATTTATGAATACACTCAAAAACCCTCAAAAGAAGATTCATAGCTAATTAATAATATTGTGACTTTTTTTCACATGGGAGGAGACGGGTCTTAAATCAGAGGCATCGCTTTTCTCCAGGAGTGAAACCTTTATGGATAAAATTACGAATGAAGTTCAAATTAGCTATAATCACCTGTGTCCGACCAAACCACCCAGCTACGCCATGAATCACAACTTCATACACACTTtcagaagacaaaaaacatttaagtgaatttttgtaaataaatacatttccaatcaaaatgtggggaaaaggcacaaaaacagaaaaatgcgTGTGTTTTCTCTCTGGAAAAAACAGATCTGTGGGTTTGCTCCGGGTCGTTGTCATGCAAAATGTAGAATTTCCAGGAAATCTGACAGTATAGATACAACGGGTGACTGACAAGCCAAAAACTTGAACAAATTCACTGTACACTTAGAGCAGAGGTTCTCACCCTTTTGCAACTAAAGCtcccccaagcctcccctatcatgtgacATGCCCCACCCCCCATAGTGGAGGAGACCAGGCATAATGATGAtctgttatattatattttatatatatatatatatatatatatatatatatatatatatatatatatatatatatatatatatatatataatatgggtgcacggtggcttagtggttagcacgtttgcctcacacctcgggggttcgattcccaccgctgccctgtgtgtgcggagtttgcatgttctccccgtgctgtgggggtttcctccgggtacaacggtttcctcccccagtccaaagacatgcatggcaggctgattggcgtgtccaaagtgtatgtgtgagtgtgtatgtgagtgtgtatgtgattgtgccctgtgatggactggcaccctgtccagggtgtaccccgccttgtgccccatgctccctgggatagactccaggatccccgtgaccctgaagaaggagtaagcggtagaagatggatggatggatgtatgtatatatat includes:
- the LOC108263078 gene encoding uncharacterized protein LOC108263078, translated to MRVNTRRISAQTPSLHLLLLLLLVLDGVSSYTEFEISVPAHVQMGMYGESVVLPCTFPVSSSWDAGSSVITWQRQLEVVHSFFYGRDQPQYQSPSYANRTSLFYQEMKNGNASLRLDRTTLEDAGEYTCSISTQLGSQRKSFSLKVAAFYPEPRLHISMLNDGHVEVVVTSEGGYPSPSLQWLMGNESDITNDTLTQLRQDEHTRLYSVNSKLNLSGTVNSSITFIMKNPDLGQEIRRNIELFSENGRIDQSERRAVIIALSVLGVVLLIVIISVIILLRQWKMKKHNPLNTSERTIESSEAPTPQTETQRSSDEAESVTETLIKEHSRRDDCRHAVCVCVCVCVRARAFLFPLARVFVSTGACSDGRRSFSTVVVGEGRACPGMSVNVKFSALASFLTLLLFLTAVSCHTEFEISVPARVQMGMYGESVVLPCTFPVSSSWDAGSSVITWQRQLEVVHSFFHGRDQPQYQSPSYANRTSLFYQEMKNGNASLRLDRTTLEDAGEYTCSISTQLGSQRKSFGLKVAAFYPEPRLHISMLNDGHVEVLVTSEGGYPSPSLQWLMGNKSDITNDTLTQLRQDEHTRLYSVNSKLNLSGTVNSSITFIMKNPDLGQEIRRNIELFSDNGGFDKAVQRAVIVGPCVVGVVIVAAIISVLVFDKRRWLKKNKSQNTSDVRSLESSAALSASDRNL